The following coding sequences lie in one Alloacidobacterium dinghuense genomic window:
- the fdhD gene encoding formate dehydrogenase accessory sulfurtransferase FdhD yields the protein MSRSVFETSIAKVQGFTGHAATDTLAVEEPLEIQLGYGPPADRKVKSISVTMRTPGYDFELAAGFLMTEGVIHDPADIERLGYAAEGMDESPEEESETTILPYQPRRNIVRVDLAPNVQVQIAHIERNFYTTSSCGICGKASLLALRSVCPPRVRNDFSMSAELLYTLPSQLRDAQTIFNNTGGLHGVGLFNSNGELMSMHEDVGRHNAVDKLLGSEFLIDHVPLRNTLLLLSGRASFELLQKALMGGVSMVAAVGAPSSLAVQVARQFDITLVGFLREDHFNIYHGAEHITGCESASREEHQ from the coding sequence ATGAGCAGGTCGGTATTCGAAACATCGATAGCGAAAGTGCAAGGCTTCACCGGCCACGCCGCAACCGACACGCTCGCTGTCGAGGAACCCCTCGAGATCCAGCTAGGCTACGGGCCGCCAGCAGACAGAAAAGTAAAGTCCATCTCCGTGACCATGCGCACTCCCGGATACGACTTCGAGCTTGCTGCCGGATTTCTCATGACCGAGGGTGTCATCCATGATCCGGCCGATATCGAACGGTTAGGCTATGCCGCCGAGGGAATGGACGAGTCACCGGAAGAAGAGAGTGAAACAACAATTCTGCCGTACCAACCCAGACGAAACATCGTCAGGGTCGATCTGGCTCCGAATGTACAAGTGCAGATCGCCCACATTGAGCGCAATTTCTACACAACGTCCAGTTGTGGAATCTGCGGCAAAGCCTCGCTCCTGGCCTTACGGAGCGTATGTCCACCGCGTGTTCGCAATGACTTTTCCATGAGCGCGGAACTCCTCTATACGCTCCCTTCACAACTCCGCGATGCGCAAACCATCTTCAACAACACAGGTGGACTTCACGGTGTTGGTCTCTTCAACAGCAATGGCGAGTTGATGTCGATGCATGAGGATGTTGGCCGCCACAATGCCGTCGACAAGCTTCTGGGCTCAGAGTTTCTCATCGACCATGTGCCTCTGCGCAATACCTTGCTGCTGCTTTCTGGAAGGGCCAGCTTCGAGCTGCTTCAGAAAGCATTGATGGGCGGGGTGTCTATGGTTGCAGCCGTCGGTGCGCCATCGAGCCTTGCCGTACAGGTCGCCAGACAGTTCGATATCACTCTGGTCGGGTTCTTGAGGGAAGATCATTTCAACATTTATCACGGTGCTGAGCACATTACCGGCTGCGAATCGGCCAGCAGGGAGGAACACCAATGA
- a CDS encoding DUF7009 family protein — protein MKLRIKGNSIRLRVSRSELDRFQNRERVEETIHFAPENDAKLTYALESARQTTPVSVRYEHQSVIVTLSEDQSLAWGKPDEIGIYTSVNIGEAGQLEVIVEKDFACLDRSDEDNADTFTNPHAGSVC, from the coding sequence ATGAAACTACGCATCAAAGGAAACTCGATACGCTTGAGAGTGTCGCGCTCGGAGTTGGACCGCTTCCAGAACAGAGAGCGAGTGGAAGAGACGATTCACTTCGCTCCCGAGAATGACGCAAAACTCACGTACGCTCTCGAGTCCGCTCGCCAGACGACGCCCGTCAGTGTCAGATATGAACATCAGTCCGTAATAGTCACTCTTTCCGAGGACCAGTCACTCGCTTGGGGAAAACCGGATGAAATCGGTATCTACACTTCGGTCAATATCGGCGAAGCAGGTCAACTCGAGGTCATCGTTGAAAAGGATTTTGCGTGTCTCGACCGCAGTGACGAAGACAACGCCGATACGTTCACCAACCCCCACGCCGGATCAGTCTGTTAA
- a CDS encoding cupin domain-containing protein, with translation MSTNSNTVAIPADDPRRNLVIANPDNSDAEHLAVAGDTYTILLSGMDTAGRFTLIDMHVPPGGGPPPHRHDFEETFILLDGELQATFRGEQRIVRAGETIHVPANAPHQFHNASSKPVRMLCICSPAGQEEFFKEIGAPVATRTTPPPKVDAAQEAAFFKKVMELAPRYRTELLKEAK, from the coding sequence ATGTCTACGAACTCAAACACGGTAGCGATTCCGGCCGACGACCCACGACGGAATCTGGTGATTGCAAACCCGGATAACAGCGATGCCGAACATCTCGCAGTCGCGGGCGATACGTATACGATCCTGCTGTCCGGAATGGATACTGCAGGTCGATTCACCCTGATCGATATGCACGTTCCTCCCGGAGGCGGCCCTCCCCCACATCGTCATGATTTCGAGGAGACCTTTATTCTTCTCGACGGTGAACTTCAAGCTACTTTCCGAGGGGAGCAGCGTATTGTGCGCGCCGGCGAAACGATCCACGTTCCAGCGAATGCTCCTCACCAATTTCATAACGCCTCGTCGAAGCCGGTGAGGATGCTTTGCATCTGCTCGCCCGCAGGCCAGGAGGAGTTCTTCAAAGAGATAGGAGCACCGGTTGCAACACGCACTACTCCGCCTCCCAAGGTGGATGCCGCGCAGGAAGCAGCGTTCTTCAAGAAAGTAATGGAACTGGCTCCGAGGTACCGAACCGAATTGCTCAAAGAAGCGAAATAG
- a CDS encoding nuclear transport factor 2 family protein, translated as MSDKIHELLNRNLQEVFGEGDAARRRAAIEELYTDDCVVYVPAGVLVGHDALDKFAGDLRATHPHFVYTPHGEPQALHNAGRLAWGSGPRGEKPDYTGLDVIIVRDDKIAALYVFLDSMPS; from the coding sequence ATGTCAGATAAAATTCATGAATTGCTAAACCGCAACCTTCAGGAGGTTTTCGGTGAAGGCGACGCCGCCCGCCGCCGTGCGGCAATCGAAGAACTCTACACCGATGACTGCGTCGTCTATGTGCCTGCCGGCGTTTTGGTCGGGCACGACGCATTGGACAAGTTCGCAGGAGACCTGCGTGCCACTCACCCTCACTTCGTGTACACGCCTCACGGCGAACCGCAGGCGCTCCATAACGCCGGCCGTCTGGCGTGGGGGTCTGGTCCGCGTGGGGAGAAGCCCGATTACACCGGCCTGGACGTGATCATCGTGCGCGACGACAAGATCGCCGCGCTCTATGTGTTCCTCGATTCCATGCCTTCATGA
- a CDS encoding ester cyclase, which produces MSTISNTVAIPADLETNKAIALRLIEVFNGRRLDLLEDVLHPEFRGRGISAFAPDEPEVGPGARRKLYEMFLQAIPDARGEVLDIVTEGDKVVLVDRFGGTHRGEFLGRPGTGDHIEWMAIHIYTIRDGKVIEDAYMRDELAIMQQLGLVPSA; this is translated from the coding sequence ATGTCTACGATATCAAACACGGTAGCGATTCCGGCCGACCTCGAAACGAACAAGGCCATCGCGCTACGATTGATCGAGGTTTTCAACGGCCGCCGACTTGACCTGCTTGAAGATGTGCTTCATCCCGAGTTCCGCGGGCGCGGAATCTCAGCCTTCGCGCCGGACGAACCCGAGGTCGGACCCGGTGCTCGGCGAAAGCTCTACGAGATGTTCCTTCAAGCGATCCCCGATGCGCGAGGCGAGGTGCTCGACATTGTCACGGAAGGCGACAAGGTCGTACTCGTCGATCGCTTCGGTGGTACGCATCGCGGGGAGTTCCTGGGACGTCCCGGCACGGGCGATCACATCGAGTGGATGGCGATCCACATCTACACCATTCGTGACGGAAAAGTCATTGAAGACGCCTACATGAGGGATGAGCTTGCCATTATGCAGCAGCTGGGTCTCGTGCCAAGCGCCTGA
- a CDS encoding SDR family oxidoreductase — translation MKVLVTGATGTVGGEVVKALLQRGAEVRALTRKQPKPGTLPGAVEIALGDLSDPVSVAEALKGVDKLFLLIGNVADELTQALTAYGLSKKAGLKHVTYLSVFKPDQFLDVPHFAAKYAAEEAIRVGGMPFTILRPAYFVQNERQLKPVLTGAGVYPIPAGNQGIAVVDVRDIAEAAAISLTEEGHAGKMYDLVSSELLTGPNAAAAWSKLLGKEIIYTGHGDFDGFEAQLREAGLPSWLAHDLRVMYQGYVERGFSNTEDQTARFAALLGHQPRTYSSFAEELAKEWAAA, via the coding sequence ATGAAAGTTCTTGTTACAGGTGCAACGGGCACGGTAGGCGGCGAGGTGGTCAAGGCGCTTCTTCAGCGCGGAGCGGAAGTGCGGGCTTTGACCCGCAAACAGCCCAAACCAGGTACACTTCCTGGCGCGGTAGAGATCGCTCTCGGCGACCTGAGTGATCCGGTTTCAGTAGCGGAAGCGCTCAAGGGTGTCGACAAGTTGTTCCTGCTGATTGGCAATGTCGCCGACGAATTGACGCAGGCTCTTACCGCTTATGGCTTGTCAAAGAAGGCCGGTCTGAAGCATGTGACGTACCTCTCGGTCTTCAAGCCGGATCAGTTTCTCGATGTGCCGCATTTCGCTGCGAAGTATGCCGCCGAGGAAGCGATTCGCGTAGGCGGGATGCCTTTTACGATTCTGCGGCCCGCGTACTTCGTTCAGAATGAGCGCCAGCTCAAGCCTGTGTTAACCGGAGCCGGCGTATATCCGATTCCCGCGGGGAACCAGGGGATCGCAGTGGTGGATGTTCGCGACATTGCGGAGGCGGCCGCGATATCGCTGACAGAAGAAGGCCATGCGGGAAAGATGTACGACCTGGTTTCGTCAGAGCTGTTGACTGGTCCGAATGCGGCAGCCGCATGGTCGAAGCTGCTGGGCAAGGAGATCATCTACACAGGACACGGGGACTTCGATGGCTTTGAAGCGCAACTGCGGGAAGCAGGGCTTCCGAGTTGGCTGGCCCACGATCTTCGGGTCATGTACCAGGGTTACGTCGAGCGTGGATTCAGCAACACGGAGGACCAGACGGCGCGCTTTGCGGCCTTGCTTGGGCACCAGCCGAGAACGTACAGCAGCTTCGCTGAAGAACTGGCAAAGGAGTGGGCTGCAGCGTAA
- a CDS encoding MarR family winged helix-turn-helix transcriptional regulator, which translates to MERGKMPEAIHTWDSMLQAVRTIHNLALPPILKEGLGDSDFRVLDVLLHQGPMPVNALGPKVDLNPGSVSVAVDRLYKKGLVSRVESESDRRVRTVSLTEKGRRVFVPIFRQHAALIKRAFQDVTPEEQRQMEEMLKRIGRRAEELSEQEGHR; encoded by the coding sequence ATGGAACGCGGAAAAATGCCGGAAGCAATTCACACCTGGGACAGTATGTTGCAGGCTGTACGGACGATCCATAACTTGGCTCTCCCTCCTATTCTCAAGGAGGGCTTGGGGGACTCGGATTTCCGGGTCCTTGACGTTCTCCTGCACCAAGGGCCGATGCCTGTGAACGCCCTTGGCCCGAAGGTGGACCTCAACCCCGGATCTGTTAGCGTAGCAGTCGATCGACTGTACAAGAAGGGGTTAGTTAGTCGCGTGGAGAGCGAGAGCGATCGCCGCGTTCGCACTGTTTCACTAACGGAGAAGGGACGCCGAGTATTCGTACCGATCTTCCGCCAGCATGCCGCTCTCATCAAACGTGCATTTCAGGATGTCACACCCGAGGAGCAGCGCCAGATGGAAGAAATGCTCAAAAGAATCGGAAGACGCGCCGAAGAATTGAGCGAGCAAGAGGGTCACCGTTAG
- a CDS encoding PQQ-binding-like beta-propeller repeat protein, whose protein sequence is MHGLLVALQAVIELLPLNASVMIKTLVATSLLAVAAFTARAQSTPTEWPVYGGQLAQDHYSPLNQINRTNVKNLQVAWTFDTGETGGFQSSPIIVGGILYSYTPSQKVIALDAATGKLLWKFDSGIQGTQPARGLAYWSDGTNGRILAGVMNFLYALDTKTGKPIASFGESGRIDLRENLGRDSATVSIALTSPGIVYKDLIIVGGRDPETLPCPPGDIRAYDVRTGKLRWSFHTIPHPGEFGYDTWPEDAWQRSGAANNWAGMAIDAERGIVYAPTGSAAFDFYGGDRVGDDLFANTLLALNAETGERIWHFQAVRHDLWDRDFPSPPALVSVMHKGAKVDAVAQTTKQGWVYLFDREDGKPVFPIEYKKYPASAVPGESSVPMQPLPVIPPPYARQVLTEDMLTNRTPEAHAWAVREFRTFRSAGQFVPIGIDKLTVVFPGYDGGAEWGGPAVDPETGILYVNANEMAWVSALIENKPSAESGVTLYQNQCSICHRDDRSGSPPAFPSLVDIGKTRTADQIRSTILHGQGRMPSFPGFTDEQLDALIRYLRTGIEDKTELKSENASAAPIEKYRFSGYRKFLDPDGYPAIAPPWGTLSAIDLNTGKYAWKIPLGEYPELAAKGMKNTGTENYGGPVVTAGGLLFIAATSYDKQMRAFDKTTGKLLWQTTLPFSGNATPATYEVDGKQFVVIAAGGGKDPRSPSGGVYVAFALPR, encoded by the coding sequence ATGCACGGTCTACTGGTCGCACTGCAAGCTGTTATCGAACTGCTGCCCCTAAATGCATCTGTGATGATCAAAACGCTAGTCGCCACATCTCTGCTTGCAGTCGCAGCCTTCACAGCCAGGGCTCAAAGCACTCCGACAGAATGGCCGGTGTACGGAGGCCAACTCGCGCAGGATCATTACTCGCCTCTCAATCAGATCAACCGGACGAACGTAAAGAATCTGCAAGTCGCGTGGACCTTCGATACGGGAGAAACCGGCGGCTTTCAGTCGAGCCCTATCATCGTCGGCGGCATCCTTTACTCCTACACTCCGTCGCAGAAGGTTATCGCGCTCGATGCAGCCACCGGCAAGCTGCTCTGGAAGTTTGACAGCGGCATCCAGGGCACACAGCCCGCGCGCGGGCTCGCCTATTGGTCAGACGGTACGAATGGCCGCATTCTTGCGGGCGTGATGAACTTCCTCTACGCGCTTGATACAAAGACCGGCAAACCCATCGCCTCGTTTGGAGAGAGCGGACGGATCGATCTGCGGGAAAACCTCGGGCGCGATTCGGCAACGGTTTCCATTGCGCTCACCAGTCCCGGCATCGTCTACAAGGACCTGATCATCGTCGGGGGCCGCGATCCGGAGACACTGCCGTGTCCTCCAGGGGACATCCGTGCCTACGATGTCCGCACCGGCAAGCTGCGCTGGTCGTTTCACACCATCCCGCACCCTGGCGAGTTCGGCTACGATACCTGGCCCGAGGACGCATGGCAGCGCAGCGGGGCGGCGAATAACTGGGCGGGGATGGCCATCGATGCTGAACGTGGCATCGTCTACGCCCCAACTGGGTCCGCGGCGTTCGATTTTTACGGCGGGGATCGGGTTGGTGACGATCTTTTCGCTAACACTCTCCTCGCCCTGAATGCGGAAACCGGCGAGCGTATCTGGCATTTTCAGGCCGTACGGCATGATTTGTGGGACCGCGACTTTCCGTCGCCTCCGGCGCTTGTGAGCGTTATGCACAAGGGCGCCAAGGTTGATGCTGTGGCCCAAACCACCAAGCAGGGCTGGGTTTATCTCTTCGACCGCGAGGATGGCAAGCCGGTCTTTCCCATCGAGTACAAGAAATACCCGGCAAGCGCTGTGCCCGGTGAGTCCTCCGTGCCGATGCAGCCGCTGCCGGTTATTCCTCCTCCCTATGCGCGGCAGGTTCTGACGGAGGACATGCTGACGAACCGTACGCCGGAGGCTCATGCCTGGGCTGTGCGCGAATTTCGCACCTTTCGCAGCGCCGGGCAGTTTGTTCCGATCGGCATCGACAAACTCACGGTTGTCTTCCCCGGTTACGACGGTGGCGCCGAGTGGGGCGGTCCAGCGGTCGATCCGGAAACGGGCATTCTTTATGTCAACGCAAACGAGATGGCCTGGGTCAGCGCCCTGATCGAAAATAAGCCATCGGCTGAGAGTGGAGTTACGCTCTATCAAAACCAGTGCAGTATCTGTCACCGCGATGATCGCAGCGGCTCTCCACCTGCTTTTCCGTCACTGGTCGATATCGGCAAAACGAGAACTGCTGACCAGATCCGCAGCACCATCCTGCATGGCCAGGGCCGCATGCCCAGCTTTCCGGGCTTTACCGACGAACAGCTCGACGCCCTGATTCGCTACCTGCGTACCGGCATTGAGGACAAGACCGAGCTGAAGAGTGAAAACGCATCAGCAGCCCCGATCGAGAAGTACCGCTTCAGCGGCTATCGCAAATTCCTCGATCCAGATGGCTATCCGGCGATTGCGCCGCCGTGGGGAACTCTCAGCGCTATCGACCTCAACACCGGCAAGTATGCGTGGAAGATTCCGCTCGGCGAGTATCCGGAACTTGCAGCCAAAGGCATGAAGAACACCGGCACGGAGAACTATGGTGGTCCCGTTGTGACTGCAGGCGGGCTGCTCTTTATTGCGGCCACCAGCTACGACAAGCAAATGCGCGCCTTCGACAAGACGACCGGCAAGCTTCTCTGGCAGACGACGCTGCCATTCTCGGGCAACGCGACGCCCGCGACTTATGAAGTGGACGGCAAGCAATTTGTCGTGATTGCCGCCGGCGGTGGCAAAGATCCCCGGTCGCCGTCGGGTGGCGTTTATGTTGCGTTTGCCTTGCCCCGGTGA
- a CDS encoding DUF1801 domain-containing protein: MPDQKLSPEKQLASFLAKFTPEISSLAESILVEMRKRYPTAIELVYDNYNALAIGFGPSERASEAIFSIALFPKWVSMFFLQGASLPDPDDKLQGSGNVARHIRLPSVSTLDEPSVQTLMNEAVARAVKAFDPQGVRHLIIKSVSAKQRPRRPAEKMPRARNPEAGKR; encoded by the coding sequence ATGCCCGATCAAAAACTCTCTCCGGAAAAGCAGCTGGCATCATTTCTGGCAAAATTCACGCCCGAAATATCCTCGCTCGCCGAGTCGATTCTGGTGGAGATGCGGAAGCGCTACCCCACAGCGATCGAACTGGTCTATGACAACTATAATGCGCTTGCGATCGGCTTTGGACCGAGTGAGCGGGCCTCGGAGGCGATCTTCTCGATTGCCCTGTTTCCCAAATGGGTGAGCATGTTCTTCCTGCAGGGAGCCAGCCTTCCCGATCCTGACGACAAGTTGCAAGGAAGCGGAAACGTGGCCCGGCATATTCGGTTGCCGTCGGTCTCGACGCTCGACGAGCCTTCTGTGCAGACGCTCATGAACGAGGCGGTCGCAAGAGCGGTGAAGGCTTTCGACCCGCAGGGCGTCCGTCACCTCATTATCAAGTCCGTTTCAGCAAAACAACGTCCGCGCCGGCCCGCTGAGAAAATGCCGCGCGCTCGCAATCCTGAAGCGGGAAAACGCTGA
- a CDS encoding c-type cytochrome has translation MLRTFLLSSSLLLVCFLSVTAQEPPPAGQANPVKPTPESQAHAKKIWGYDCALCHGEKGDGKGDVADSMKLTLRDYTKPDSLKDMTDSQMFDIIVKGKGQMPGEEGRAKPDDVWNLVIYIRSMSKKG, from the coding sequence ATGCTACGAACTTTCCTGCTTTCGTCCTCACTGCTGTTGGTCTGTTTTTTATCGGTTACCGCGCAGGAACCGCCGCCAGCGGGCCAGGCAAATCCCGTAAAGCCCACGCCTGAATCGCAGGCGCATGCAAAGAAGATTTGGGGCTATGATTGCGCTTTATGCCATGGCGAAAAGGGAGACGGCAAAGGCGATGTGGCCGATTCCATGAAGCTCACGCTGAGGGATTACACCAAACCAGACTCGCTCAAAGATATGACCGATTCCCAGATGTTCGACATCATTGTGAAGGGCAAGGGGCAGATGCCGGGCGAAGAAGGCCGCGCCAAGCCTGACGATGTCTGGAATCTGGTCATTTACATTCGCAGCATGTCAAAGAAGGGATAA
- a CDS encoding aldo/keto reductase: MPIQDLPGTKFETRQLGNSDMQLTPIGYGAWAIGGGNWEFAWGAQDDNESVTTIERALDSGINWIDTAAIYGLGHSEEVVAKALKNSPHKPYVFTKCSMRWSPDRQIYRSLKAGSLQEEIENSLRRLRVDTIDLYQIHWPNPEDEIEEGWETLARFQEQGKVRHIGVSNFNVEQMKRAQKIAPITSLQPPYSILRRDIETEILPFCQQDNIGVINYSPMVSGLLTGKMTADRIKDLPEDDWRKRSPNFNEPKLSKNLKLVELLREIGKPHGVDPGVVAIAWTLRHPAITAAIVGARRPDQIDGVLPAASFRLSEQEIAQIEAFQKENA, from the coding sequence ATGCCTATTCAAGATCTTCCTGGAACAAAATTTGAGACGCGTCAGCTCGGTAACTCTGACATGCAGCTCACGCCCATCGGCTACGGAGCATGGGCCATCGGCGGCGGCAATTGGGAGTTTGCCTGGGGTGCGCAGGACGACAACGAATCTGTCACCACCATTGAGCGCGCTCTCGACAGCGGAATCAACTGGATCGATACTGCCGCAATCTATGGCCTGGGTCACTCGGAAGAGGTTGTCGCCAAGGCGCTTAAGAATTCACCGCACAAGCCTTATGTCTTTACCAAATGCTCTATGCGCTGGTCCCCCGACCGGCAGATTTACCGTAGTTTAAAGGCCGGCTCGCTGCAGGAAGAGATTGAGAACTCGCTGCGCCGCCTGCGCGTGGATACGATCGATCTCTACCAGATCCATTGGCCCAATCCGGAAGACGAAATCGAAGAGGGATGGGAAACGCTGGCGAGATTCCAGGAACAAGGCAAAGTCCGCCACATTGGCGTTTCGAATTTCAATGTCGAACAAATGAAGCGTGCTCAGAAAATTGCGCCCATCACATCGCTACAGCCGCCTTATTCGATTCTGCGGCGAGACATCGAGACTGAGATCCTGCCGTTTTGCCAACAGGACAACATCGGCGTCATCAACTACTCGCCGATGGTTTCCGGTCTGCTTACCGGCAAGATGACCGCCGACCGCATCAAGGACCTGCCCGAGGATGACTGGCGCAAGCGCAGCCCCAACTTCAACGAGCCTAAGCTTTCGAAGAACCTGAAGCTGGTCGAACTGTTGCGGGAAATCGGCAAGCCGCATGGAGTGGATCCCGGAGTCGTGGCGATTGCCTGGACTCTCCGGCATCCGGCCATTACCGCCGCAATTGTCGGAGCGCGCAGACCCGATCAGATCGACGGGGTGCTTCCGGCAGCAAGCTTCCGGCTCAGTGAGCAGGAAATTGCCCAGATCGAAGCGTTCCAGAAGGAAAACGCGTAA
- a CDS encoding aminopeptidase, with translation MMYSVTPQAQALLDTPYPEEFAPGAHAAVFNCLRIEPSERVTLITDRETTPIAAAIAAELAANGCQWNAFVLEDLAPRPLKDMPAAALEDMETSDISIFAVKVQQNELRSRMQMTEVVNRRRMRHAHMVNITPQIMCEGMRADFALVDQLSQKVIEKVRCSSYIRATTSAGTDIRADLNPGYKWLKTSGIISREKWGNLPGGEIFTTPGEVNGTFVVDGVVGDYLCFRYGLLESAPLTIEIKGNRIVDCHSENQQLRDDFWAYTHTDENSDRVGEFAIGTNLGIKQVIGNILQDEKFPGIHIAFGNPYGEHTGAPWTSTTHIDVVGLRFNIWVEEEQIMRDGRFLVQL, from the coding sequence ATGATGTATTCCGTAACACCGCAAGCTCAGGCGCTGCTTGACACGCCATATCCAGAAGAATTCGCGCCCGGAGCGCATGCTGCTGTTTTCAACTGCCTTCGCATAGAACCCAGCGAGAGAGTAACGCTGATCACAGATCGGGAGACCACCCCCATCGCTGCGGCTATCGCCGCCGAACTGGCTGCCAATGGTTGCCAGTGGAATGCCTTCGTGCTTGAAGACCTGGCGCCGCGTCCGCTCAAAGACATGCCTGCCGCCGCGCTGGAAGACATGGAAACGTCGGACATCAGCATCTTCGCCGTAAAAGTGCAGCAGAATGAGTTGCGATCGCGCATGCAGATGACGGAAGTCGTCAACCGCCGACGTATGCGGCACGCGCACATGGTGAACATAACACCGCAGATCATGTGCGAAGGCATGCGGGCGGATTTTGCCCTCGTGGACCAGCTAAGCCAAAAAGTGATTGAGAAGGTGCGCTGCTCCAGCTATATTCGCGCGACCACATCTGCGGGAACGGATATCCGCGCCGACTTAAATCCCGGCTACAAGTGGCTTAAGACCTCCGGCATTATTTCCCGCGAAAAATGGGGAAACCTTCCCGGCGGCGAGATCTTCACGACTCCAGGAGAAGTGAACGGGACGTTCGTCGTCGACGGCGTTGTCGGCGACTATCTTTGTTTCCGCTATGGCCTGCTGGAGTCAGCACCGTTGACGATCGAAATCAAGGGCAATCGAATTGTCGACTGCCATTCCGAAAACCAGCAGCTGCGTGATGATTTCTGGGCGTACACGCACACCGATGAGAACTCTGATCGTGTGGGAGAGTTCGCTATCGGGACGAATCTCGGTATCAAGCAGGTGATTGGAAATATCCTGCAGGATGAAAAATTCCCCGGTATTCATATCGCCTTCGGCAATCCATACGGAGAGCATACGGGAGCACCGTGGACATCGACGACGCACATCGATGTCGTCGGCCTTCGTTTCAACATCTGGGTGGAAGAAGAGCAGATTATGCGTGACGGCCGCTTTCTGGTGCAACTTTAA